One region of gamma proteobacterium HIMB55 genomic DNA includes:
- a CDS encoding theronine dehydrogenase-like Zn-dependent dehydrogenase (PFAM: Alcohol dehydrogenase GroES-like domain; Zinc-binding dehydrogenase~TIGRFAM: 2-desacetyl-2-hydroxyethyl bacteriochlorophyllide A dehydrogenase) produces the protein MKALVFNGPRDVRYENYPDPELATDNSVIVKVERCSICGSDLHMYHGDNVGTANYSEGVDPFCVGHEFAGEIVEVGKSVHRHKVGQKVLASGGAPCGRCKHCLSGHTQLCEHWTAFGLSTRLNGGQAEFVNVPMADLTLQPIPEGVSDEHSILLTDAMCTAYFGLTRTNMQPGDTVAVVGLGPIGLIGVELAFALGAANVFAIDPVANRRAHAAGLGATALEPSQALPIIMDRTRGAGVPRVFEASGAKSAVELAIKIAGRGSTASFIGLPQPDVQLPMLKVLYKDITIRAGVASVIDQWPHLIPLLQHGRLKAEGLFSHHMSLSEGTEAYRIFDAREDDVVKIMMTL, from the coding sequence ATGAAAGCCCTGGTCTTCAACGGTCCGCGCGACGTGCGCTACGAGAATTATCCTGATCCTGAGCTAGCAACGGATAACAGCGTTATTGTGAAAGTCGAGCGCTGCAGTATCTGTGGCTCGGACTTACACATGTACCACGGTGACAATGTGGGAACGGCCAATTACAGCGAGGGCGTTGATCCCTTTTGTGTCGGTCATGAGTTTGCGGGTGAAATTGTTGAGGTGGGGAAATCTGTTCACCGGCACAAAGTAGGGCAGAAGGTGCTGGCCTCTGGCGGTGCACCCTGCGGGCGATGCAAACATTGCTTGTCTGGCCACACACAGCTGTGTGAACACTGGACGGCCTTTGGGCTCAGCACACGTTTGAACGGTGGTCAGGCTGAGTTTGTAAACGTACCCATGGCTGATCTGACCTTGCAGCCGATTCCGGAGGGGGTGAGCGATGAGCACAGTATTCTGCTCACCGATGCGATGTGCACCGCCTACTTTGGACTGACTCGAACCAATATGCAGCCAGGTGACACCGTCGCGGTGGTGGGTCTCGGTCCCATTGGCCTGATCGGCGTTGAATTAGCGTTTGCGCTCGGCGCTGCCAACGTTTTCGCCATCGACCCGGTCGCTAATCGCAGAGCCCATGCGGCAGGACTTGGTGCAACCGCTTTGGAGCCATCACAGGCGCTTCCCATCATCATGGACCGAACAAGGGGCGCAGGTGTACCTCGTGTCTTCGAAGCATCTGGCGCCAAATCGGCGGTTGAGCTTGCCATCAAAATCGCCGGTAGAGGCAGTACCGCTTCGTTCATTGGATTACCGCAGCCCGATGTGCAGCTCCCAATGTTGAAAGTGCTTTACAAGGACATAACTATCCGAGCAGGTGTCGCCTCGGTCATTGATCAATGGCCCCATCTGATACCGCTGTTGCAACACGGTCGCTTAAAAGCCGAGGGCTTGTTCTCTCATCACATGTCATTGTCAGAGGGCACCGAGGCCTATCGTATCTTCGACGCTCGCGAGGACGATGTCGTCAAAATCATGATGACGCTGTAA
- a CDS encoding dehydrogenase of unknown specificity, short-chain alcohol dehydrogenase like protein (PFAM: short chain dehydrogenase) encodes MSTQTNRVAVITGAAGGVGQSTVKKFAEQGYTVIGTDIRVPEGLFEHASVSYRACDVTSESDWQTLSNAVIAEHGKLDVLVNNAAILMTYTIETSSVDDYKRMMEVNSTSVFLGMKFMLDALKKSEAASIVNISSSSALAGYPHFIAYGAAKAAVRSLTMSVAVHCQTNQLPIRCNSVHPDGILTDMTNNMEGTFPEMEPHQAMKAFSFACEPEAVTDVIYFLASHESRHINGAEIRVDNSSTIQMPYL; translated from the coding sequence GTGTCGACTCAAACAAATCGTGTTGCGGTGATCACAGGTGCAGCAGGTGGCGTTGGCCAATCAACCGTTAAAAAGTTTGCTGAGCAGGGCTACACCGTCATTGGCACCGATATCAGAGTGCCAGAGGGCTTGTTTGAGCATGCAAGCGTCTCCTACCGCGCTTGCGATGTCACCAGCGAGTCAGACTGGCAAACACTCTCAAACGCAGTCATCGCAGAACACGGAAAGCTTGATGTGCTGGTGAATAACGCGGCTATTTTGATGACCTACACGATTGAGACGTCGTCGGTTGATGACTACAAGCGCATGATGGAAGTCAACTCGACTTCAGTCTTCCTAGGCATGAAGTTTATGCTCGATGCGCTGAAGAAAAGTGAGGCCGCATCGATTGTTAATATCTCCTCCTCGTCAGCCTTAGCGGGCTACCCTCACTTTATCGCTTACGGCGCGGCCAAAGCTGCGGTACGAAGCCTCACAATGAGTGTCGCTGTGCATTGCCAAACTAATCAGCTGCCAATTCGCTGTAATAGCGTGCATCCTGATGGAATCCTGACGGATATGACGAACAACATGGAGGGGACCTTCCCCGAGATGGAACCGCACCAAGCTATGAAGGCTTTCAGTTTCGCTTGCGAGCCAGAAGCGGTAACGGACGTTATTTATTTCTTAGCCAGTCACGAGTCACGGCACATCAACGGTGCTGAGATCAGGGTTGATAACAGCTCAACGATTCAGATGCCTTACCTATAA